The Spartinivicinus poritis genome window below encodes:
- a CDS encoding acyl-CoA dehydrogenase family protein, with product MSQMTDQPCPSQWAETHQVFNQPTPLENYNVFSSDLTLQHWMQGFAGGWGHSRCVAYGKAVGHELLQAGFLANKYKPEFNSHDRFGHRIDQVDYHPAYHQLMKAAIESGYHQLPWQQPSEGAHVVRAALGYLHAQADPGTGCPLTMTFAAVPTIRQQPELAKVWLPKVFARQYDPDNKPFFQKSGVTIGMAMTEKQGGSDVRANTTVATPVKQRGSGQAYELVGHKWFCSAPMCDAFLVLAQAGGGLSCFLMPRWRPDGCKNQFLIQRLKNKMGNVSNASSEVEFRGALAWLVGEEGQGVPTIIEMVALTRFDCIIGSAGLMRQAAAQALHHTAGRQAFGRPLQQQPLMQNVLVDLAIESEAAIALGMRVAFSLDQQDHEHHRLFVRLATAVGKYWVCKRSVQHSYEAMETIGGVAVVEDNILPRLYREAPINAIWEGSGNIQCLDVLRAISKQPTTLEVFFQEVMLCQGSDKYLDNLIHNLKQMAVKLSHASSTDGQWQARQFVEKLALALQASILINEGESIIAEAFIAGRLAESHYQYGTLPALINASAIIERATPQL from the coding sequence ATGTCGCAAATGACTGATCAACCGTGTCCCAGTCAGTGGGCAGAGACTCATCAAGTATTCAATCAACCTACCCCGCTAGAAAACTACAATGTATTTAGTAGTGATTTAACGCTACAACACTGGATGCAGGGATTTGCAGGTGGTTGGGGGCATAGCCGTTGTGTGGCTTATGGCAAGGCCGTTGGGCATGAATTATTGCAAGCGGGTTTTTTAGCTAACAAATATAAACCTGAATTTAACAGCCATGACCGGTTTGGTCACCGCATTGATCAGGTGGATTATCACCCGGCTTATCATCAATTGATGAAGGCGGCCATTGAAAGTGGTTACCACCAACTGCCTTGGCAGCAACCCAGTGAAGGGGCGCATGTGGTCAGGGCCGCTTTAGGTTACTTACATGCCCAGGCAGACCCAGGTACCGGGTGTCCACTGACCATGACATTTGCAGCGGTGCCGACGATTCGCCAGCAGCCTGAGCTGGCCAAAGTCTGGTTACCCAAAGTGTTTGCAAGACAATATGATCCTGATAATAAGCCTTTTTTTCAAAAATCTGGGGTAACCATCGGGATGGCGATGACAGAAAAACAGGGTGGTTCTGATGTGCGGGCAAATACGACAGTTGCAACTCCAGTTAAGCAGCGAGGCTCTGGTCAGGCTTATGAATTGGTGGGCCATAAATGGTTTTGCTCAGCCCCTATGTGTGATGCTTTTTTAGTACTGGCCCAGGCGGGAGGTGGTTTGTCTTGTTTTTTAATGCCAAGGTGGCGTCCCGATGGTTGTAAAAATCAATTTTTGATCCAGCGCCTGAAAAATAAAATGGGTAATGTTTCTAATGCATCTTCTGAAGTGGAGTTCCGTGGTGCCCTGGCCTGGCTAGTGGGTGAAGAGGGACAGGGCGTACCGACTATTATTGAAATGGTGGCATTAACCCGATTTGACTGCATTATTGGTTCAGCAGGATTAATGAGACAGGCTGCTGCTCAAGCATTGCATCATACAGCTGGACGACAAGCATTTGGCCGCCCCCTTCAGCAGCAACCACTAATGCAAAATGTGCTGGTTGACTTGGCCATTGAATCAGAAGCGGCAATTGCTTTAGGTATGCGGGTGGCTTTTTCGCTAGATCAACAAGATCATGAACACCACCGGTTATTTGTTCGGCTGGCTACCGCTGTGGGCAAATACTGGGTGTGTAAACGCTCTGTTCAGCATAGTTATGAGGCTATGGAAACCATCGGGGGAGTAGCAGTGGTAGAGGATAATATATTACCCCGTTTATATCGAGAAGCACCGATTAATGCTATATGGGAAGGCTCTGGCAATATTCAGTGTTTGGATGTATTGCGTGCTATCAGCAAACAACCAACGACACTTGAAGTTTTTTTTCAAGAAGTAATGCTCTGTCAAGGCAGTGATAAATATTTGGATAATTTAATCCACAACTTAAAACAAATGGCTGTTAAATTATCCCACGCCAGTTCGACTGATGGACAATGGCAGGCACGCCAATTTGTAGAAAAACTGGCACTAGCATTACAGGCCAGTATTTTAATTAATGAGGGTGAATCTATAATTGCAGAAGCATTTATTGCTGGCCGATTGGCAGAATCCCATTATCAATATGGTACTTTGCCTGCACTGATTAATGCCTCTGCGATTATTGAACGAGCCACGCCCCAGCTTTGA
- a CDS encoding S28 family serine protease, producing the protein MSRMDHKIRTLIAVLFCCILNTTQANDQDIFAYLQAIPGMVVEELDDPPEGYRYFLLNYEQPVNHLRPGLGTFNQRMVLLHRDAEAPTVLATNGYYTSVSTYRYNLTRILGANQLKVEHRYFAESRPEPLDWQYLTIRQAAADHHRIVAAIRPFYQGKWVSRGSSKGGMTALYHRRFYPNDVDGTVANVAPLSFGRLDHRYVTFQNQVGERSCRQALKRYQRHLLERRESMKALISDYAKEQNWQFSVPGGLDQVLDYTVAELYFQFYQYGSLDSCHEIPDGQATDEALFEFMKEWGPLSFMTDAGIKTFEPYFYQAISQFGYPKLLTRHLKDLLLFDPNDYRVYVSEWPEPFDWHAMWDVAQWVAFNSRNVMLIYGEIDPWTAAAFFLPNSTYRSTHKFMVAKGNHGANITTLNSQDRRRADQLLRRWTGVNPIEIETLDEQNEGYDEDLYPYLTFNKHIK; encoded by the coding sequence ATGTCTAGGATGGACCACAAAATACGTACGTTAATTGCAGTGCTTTTCTGTTGTATTCTAAATACCACCCAAGCCAATGATCAAGATATCTTTGCTTATTTACAGGCTATACCAGGGATGGTGGTTGAAGAGTTGGATGATCCACCCGAAGGTTACCGCTATTTTTTACTTAATTATGAGCAACCAGTCAATCACTTGAGGCCTGGACTGGGGACTTTTAACCAGCGAATGGTACTGTTGCATCGAGATGCTGAAGCCCCCACTGTACTGGCTACTAATGGCTATTATACGTCAGTAAGTACTTATCGCTATAATTTAACCAGAATACTGGGTGCTAATCAGTTAAAAGTTGAACATCGTTACTTTGCTGAGTCGAGGCCAGAACCGTTGGACTGGCAATATTTGACGATCAGGCAGGCTGCTGCTGACCATCATCGCATTGTGGCGGCCATTCGCCCCTTTTATCAGGGAAAGTGGGTATCCCGAGGTAGTAGTAAAGGAGGGATGACTGCATTGTATCACCGTCGTTTTTACCCTAATGATGTGGATGGCACAGTAGCAAATGTTGCTCCACTCAGCTTTGGGCGACTGGATCATCGTTATGTGACCTTTCAAAATCAAGTGGGAGAGCGGAGTTGTCGGCAAGCGCTAAAACGCTATCAGCGACATTTATTAGAACGTCGTGAGTCGATGAAAGCATTAATTAGTGATTACGCCAAAGAGCAGAACTGGCAGTTTAGTGTGCCTGGTGGTTTAGATCAGGTGTTAGATTACACTGTGGCAGAATTATATTTTCAGTTTTATCAATATGGTTCCCTAGACAGTTGTCATGAAATTCCAGATGGTCAGGCCACTGATGAAGCTTTATTTGAGTTTATGAAAGAGTGGGGGCCTCTGTCATTTATGACTGATGCTGGTATTAAGACATTTGAACCCTATTTTTATCAGGCTATTTCCCAATTTGGTTATCCTAAATTATTGACCCGTCATTTAAAAGACTTACTGTTGTTTGATCCTAATGATTATCGGGTTTATGTGTCTGAGTGGCCAGAGCCTTTTGATTGGCATGCCATGTGGGATGTTGCTCAGTGGGTGGCTTTTAACAGCCGCAATGTTATGTTGATTTATGGTGAAATTGATCCCTGGACAGCCGCCGCATTTTTCTTACCCAATTCAACCTATCGAAGCACCCATAAATTTATGGTAGCTAAGGGTAATCATGGGGCTAATATTACGACCTTAAACTCACAAGACCGCAGACGTGCTGATCAGCTGTTGAGGCGTTGGACTGGTGTTAACCCTATAGAAATAGAAACCCTTGATGAACAAAATGAAGGGTATGATGAAGACTTATATCCCTACTTAACTTTCAATAAACATATTAAATAG
- a CDS encoding M14 family zinc carboxypeptidase, translating to MFLKKLVLCLLCVSPLVTAQNIPLTPFESSKDYQLPSATQVAQYLQQLADSSPTASLKQLGISAGKRPVYALLVSNDPAFLAKGESKAEKPTVMLVGSQHGNEPSGAEALQILAKELIAGNHPALLTQLNLVIVALANPDGRDLKSRYNAARTNPNVDYIAASADETQMYIDALNQYQPHVVYDVHESGVFKRILTKEQGYMTDVQAQFEVGNNPNIYPPLRQYAEKQFLPQLINNVNQAGLAAARYRGEITRLQQSVARGGIGISNFRNYAAMRGTLSVLVENRLDSKQGQYPTPRNIKQRVEKQQLSAINFLTLVAKDKDQILKLTEQARSQHKTASHVADHVFLDIAFTNNDQQKQIKVPLTEVKTGKQVYKTFNNNDRIAAQLPIAPPSAYVVTAETKKIATLLKAHHIQYQVVDKPTIARVERWRVQSVNIDEIHKPGVRDWLDVKLEQNTTNLRLKSGDLIIPTNQLMGRFVTLLFDPRSSTSIYQEQEYRGLLIKYPYLFVAPVKEKQTAIAKRS from the coding sequence ATGTTTTTAAAAAAGCTGGTTTTGTGCTTATTATGCGTTTCTCCCCTCGTCACTGCTCAAAATATCCCCCTCACTCCTTTTGAAAGCAGTAAAGATTACCAATTACCTTCTGCGACACAAGTCGCACAATACTTACAACAGTTGGCTGATAGCTCTCCCACTGCTAGTTTAAAACAGCTGGGAATTTCAGCAGGCAAGCGTCCCGTTTATGCGCTACTGGTTTCTAATGATCCTGCCTTTTTAGCCAAGGGTGAGAGCAAAGCAGAAAAACCTACCGTAATGCTGGTTGGCTCTCAACATGGCAATGAGCCTTCGGGTGCAGAGGCATTGCAAATCCTGGCAAAAGAACTCATTGCTGGTAACCACCCAGCATTATTAACACAATTAAACCTGGTCATTGTTGCCTTGGCCAACCCAGATGGGCGAGATCTTAAGTCCCGCTACAATGCTGCCAGAACCAACCCCAATGTAGACTACATTGCTGCGTCTGCCGATGAAACCCAAATGTATATTGATGCATTGAATCAATATCAACCACATGTGGTATATGATGTACATGAGTCCGGGGTGTTTAAACGCATTCTGACAAAAGAACAAGGTTATATGACCGATGTGCAAGCCCAATTTGAAGTGGGTAATAACCCCAACATTTACCCGCCACTTCGCCAATATGCAGAAAAACAATTTCTGCCTCAATTAATCAATAATGTTAATCAAGCAGGTTTAGCCGCCGCCCGATATCGTGGAGAAATTACCCGGTTACAACAGTCAGTTGCACGAGGGGGTATCGGCATTTCCAATTTTAGAAATTATGCCGCCATGCGAGGCACCTTATCAGTGTTAGTCGAAAACCGTTTAGATAGTAAACAAGGCCAATACCCAACACCACGCAATATTAAGCAACGAGTTGAAAAACAGCAATTAAGTGCAATTAACTTTTTAACGCTAGTCGCAAAGGATAAAGACCAAATTCTTAAACTCACTGAACAAGCCAGAAGCCAGCATAAAACCGCCAGTCATGTGGCAGACCATGTATTTTTAGATATTGCCTTTACCAATAATGATCAACAAAAACAAATCAAAGTACCCTTAACAGAAGTCAAAACCGGTAAACAAGTATATAAAACCTTTAACAACAACGACAGGATTGCGGCTCAGCTACCTATCGCCCCGCCTTCTGCTTATGTCGTAACAGCTGAAACAAAAAAAATTGCCACCCTATTGAAAGCCCATCATATTCAGTATCAAGTGGTTGATAAACCTACCATTGCCAGAGTTGAACGCTGGCGCGTACAATCCGTAAACATAGACGAAATTCATAAGCCTGGTGTGCGTGATTGGCTTGATGTAAAACTAGAGCAAAACACCACTAACCTTCGTTTAAAATCCGGTGATCTGATTATACCAACCAATCAATTAATGGGACGTTTTGTTACTTTATTATTTGATCCTCGCTCATCTACTTCCATCTACCAGGAACAAGAGTATCGTGGGCTATTAATTAAATACCCCTATTTATTTGTTGCGCCAGTAAAAGAAAAACAAACCGCTATTGCTAAAAGAAGCTAA
- a CDS encoding PEP-CTERM sorting domain-containing protein (PEP-CTERM proteins occur, often in large numbers, in the proteomes of bacteria that also encode an exosortase, a predicted intramembrane cysteine proteinase. The presence of a PEP-CTERM domain at a protein's C-terminus predicts cleavage within the sorting domain, followed by covalent anchoring to some some component of the (usually Gram-negative) cell surface. Many PEP-CTERM proteins exhibit an unusual sequence composition that includes large numbers of potential glycosylation sites. Expression of one such protein has been shown restore the ability of a bacterium to form floc, a type of biofilm.), protein MSKTIFQKSKKALTIAAAATALLASQSGLAAILSGDYNINANRQGAQTFKWDGGNTATISGRHNNLGYTIQYHNVRIHKHTNNVDWLIASTGRITYDNGHSHTVGIHRYGRAGLNALYLFGNNNTIHNWTRSLPGVDLHSKVTYVQPPKPPVPVPAPASILLMGLGLAGAGLLKKKKK, encoded by the coding sequence ATGAGCAAAACTATTTTTCAAAAAAGTAAAAAAGCATTAACAATCGCTGCTGCTGCAACTGCGTTACTTGCATCACAAAGCGGTTTAGCGGCTATTTTAAGCGGTGATTATAACATTAATGCTAACCGCCAAGGTGCTCAAACCTTTAAGTGGGATGGTGGTAATACTGCGACTATTAGTGGGCGTCACAACAACTTGGGTTATACGATTCAATACCACAATGTTAGGATTCATAAGCATACCAATAATGTTGATTGGTTGATCGCTTCAACTGGTCGAATTACTTACGATAATGGCCATAGCCATACTGTTGGAATACATCGATATGGTAGAGCTGGCCTAAATGCGCTTTATTTATTTGGTAATAATAATACCATTCATAACTGGACAAGAAGTTTACCTGGCGTAGACCTTCACTCTAAAGTGACCTATGTTCAACCACCTAAGCCTCCTGTACCTGTTCCAGCTCCTGCTTCAATTCTGCTAATGGGCTTAGGCTTAGCGGGCGCTGGCTTACTTAAAAAGAAGAAAAAGTAA
- a CDS encoding substrate-binding periplasmic protein, protein MMKTLMLIWLCVFSSICNAAKIVGTGVVWPPFFIQNDSGQGIAVEIVTEALKREGYELEMKFLPWARAVDGVKKGSYDALVGVWWTEKRTKFLSFSDHYLENSIKFIKLKDDDFEYNGLSSLDKKKVGIVRDYGYGDEFLSAKNFNKPIASSIMKNLKKLVAKRIDLTLGDEIVTRALIANQEDTTLIEKIAFTENALSINKLHFGVGLVKPNHKTIIDKFNSGLKKIKSDGTFNKLMMKYNLK, encoded by the coding sequence ATGATGAAAACGCTAATGTTAATTTGGCTTTGTGTTTTTTCAAGCATTTGTAATGCAGCAAAGATAGTTGGTACTGGTGTAGTATGGCCCCCTTTTTTTATACAAAATGATTCTGGTCAGGGTATTGCTGTAGAAATTGTAACAGAGGCACTTAAGCGAGAGGGCTATGAACTCGAAATGAAGTTCTTACCCTGGGCTAGAGCAGTTGATGGTGTAAAAAAAGGAAGTTATGATGCACTGGTTGGGGTTTGGTGGACTGAAAAACGGACTAAATTTCTTAGCTTTAGTGACCATTATTTAGAAAATAGTATTAAATTTATTAAGCTTAAAGATGATGACTTTGAATACAATGGTCTATCTAGCTTAGATAAGAAAAAGGTAGGAATCGTTAGAGATTATGGATATGGAGATGAGTTTCTCAGCGCAAAAAACTTTAACAAACCTATTGCCAGTAGTATCATGAAAAACTTAAAGAAACTAGTTGCAAAGCGAATTGACCTCACGCTTGGAGATGAGATTGTTACTAGAGCATTAATTGCAAACCAAGAAGATACAACATTAATAGAAAAAATAGCATTCACCGAAAATGCATTATCAATCAATAAGCTTCATTTTGGTGTTGGACTAGTAAAACCTAACCATAAAACTATTATTGATAAATTCAATAGTGGGCTTAAAAAAATAAAGTCAGATGGTACATTTAATAAGTTAATGATGAAATATAACTTAAAATAA
- a CDS encoding L,D-transpeptidase, with protein MWSKIASLMLIPLPLLVAITASANGAYYGQRFCQYDHVKCVLTKKGDSWYSLFPKAEKRDIIRRLNRMNTPLRPGVTIAIPHDIDSMQLMDISPFQYRIEAPQQKLLLVNLDRLAWGAYDPDGNLIRWGPLSGGKSWCPDVKRPCRTVAGNFSIIRKKGAGCISSKYPLPRGGAAMPYCMFFFRGFALHGSDTVPGYHASHGCVRLFHEDAKWLNEDFIDLPGNGLRGTKVIVMRT; from the coding sequence ATGTGGAGTAAAATTGCTTCTTTAATGCTGATCCCCCTTCCCCTGCTGGTGGCAATCACTGCATCAGCTAATGGCGCATATTATGGCCAGCGTTTTTGTCAATATGACCATGTAAAATGTGTGCTTACTAAAAAAGGGGATAGTTGGTACAGTTTATTTCCCAAAGCTGAAAAGCGGGATATTATTCGCCGCCTTAATCGGATGAACACACCATTGCGGCCAGGTGTCACCATTGCGATTCCCCACGATATTGACTCAATGCAATTAATGGATATTTCTCCTTTCCAATATCGTATTGAAGCCCCCCAGCAAAAACTATTACTGGTTAATCTGGATCGGCTCGCCTGGGGGGCTTATGACCCTGATGGCAATTTAATCCGTTGGGGTCCTCTCTCTGGTGGTAAATCCTGGTGCCCTGACGTAAAACGCCCCTGTCGTACAGTTGCCGGTAATTTCTCTATTATTCGAAAAAAAGGGGCTGGCTGTATTTCCTCTAAATACCCACTACCTAGAGGAGGTGCTGCCATGCCTTATTGCATGTTTTTCTTCCGTGGCTTCGCCTTACATGGATCTGACACCGTACCTGGTTATCATGCCAGTCATGGTTGCGTTCGACTCTTTCACGAAGATGCCAAATGGCTTAACGAAGACTTTATCGACTTACCAGGCAATGGTTTAAGAGGTACCAAAGTGATTGTGATGCGTACTTAA
- a CDS encoding MTH1187 family thiamine-binding protein, whose amino-acid sequence MQVSVDFCLIPLGVGVSLAKYIAACKPILDQATVSWELHAYGTLIEGDWDDVFTAIKACHQKVHEMGAPRITTTLKVGTRTDKEQTMSDKVDSVMKLWHETAE is encoded by the coding sequence ATGCAAGTATCAGTCGATTTTTGCTTGATTCCTCTAGGGGTCGGTGTTTCTTTAGCCAAATATATAGCGGCGTGTAAGCCTATTCTGGATCAGGCTACAGTGAGCTGGGAACTCCATGCTTATGGCACACTGATTGAGGGTGACTGGGATGATGTGTTTACGGCCATCAAGGCCTGTCATCAGAAAGTTCATGAGATGGGGGCTCCTCGAATTACCACTACCTTGAAAGTAGGCACTCGTACCGATAAAGAGCAAACGATGTCAGATAAAGTGGACAGTGTAATGAAACTGTGGCACGAAACGGCAGAGTAA
- a CDS encoding zinc-dependent metalloprotease, protein MPNKLFLSTLATLQAGLLTFASHAVASQTEIDVLVLYTPGAASLYGGNPTARIDHLMAVTNQVYQDSGLNLKLRAVHTHQVNYSDTGNAGTALRALTNKSDPAFSQVDQLREKYGADMVMLYRPYHTSHASCGVAWVGGYKSNGNLSNSYYKNYMYSHVAISTCGEYVTSHELGHNMGLLHSRKQDGSGGTYPYALGHGEQGKFVTIMAYQSAYNVNYWKGKVYKFSSPNIQCQDSPCGVDRHDTYWGADAAYALGVTTPQIAKYFPTKVKNNNPLLEELKKAKAKLDEINQQITENKTKLRSLRQQLRQARYALWQRWREFRQAWWSRQNIWGAWRTLIDAYKQRYTIRKEYYASVQKLRGLYKEKRVAWQHYQKIKQQMQ, encoded by the coding sequence ATGCCAAACAAACTTTTTCTCTCTACTCTGGCAACGTTGCAAGCAGGGCTATTAACCTTTGCAAGTCATGCTGTAGCAAGTCAAACTGAAATTGATGTATTAGTTTTATATACGCCTGGCGCAGCCAGTTTATATGGTGGCAATCCTACTGCGCGTATAGACCACTTAATGGCCGTGACCAACCAGGTTTATCAAGACAGTGGGTTAAATCTAAAGCTACGTGCGGTCCATACCCATCAAGTCAATTATTCCGATACCGGCAATGCAGGCACGGCCTTACGAGCATTAACGAATAAATCTGACCCCGCTTTTAGCCAGGTTGACCAATTACGGGAAAAATATGGCGCCGATATGGTGATGTTATATCGGCCTTATCATACTAGTCACGCCAGCTGTGGTGTTGCCTGGGTTGGTGGTTACAAATCTAATGGTAACTTATCCAACAGTTACTATAAAAACTACATGTATAGCCATGTTGCCATTTCCACATGTGGAGAATATGTCACTTCCCATGAGCTAGGTCATAACATGGGGCTACTTCACTCCCGCAAACAAGACGGCAGTGGTGGTACTTATCCCTATGCATTAGGTCATGGTGAACAAGGTAAATTTGTAACCATTATGGCCTATCAATCGGCCTATAACGTCAACTACTGGAAAGGCAAAGTTTATAAATTTTCCAGCCCTAACATACAGTGTCAAGATAGTCCCTGCGGTGTAGACCGCCACGACACTTATTGGGGAGCAGATGCTGCCTATGCCCTAGGAGTCACGACCCCACAAATTGCCAAGTATTTTCCCACCAAAGTAAAAAACAACAATCCACTGTTAGAGGAGCTGAAAAAAGCTAAAGCGAAATTAGATGAAATTAATCAGCAAATTACAGAAAATAAAACCAAATTAAGATCATTACGTCAGCAACTTCGTCAAGCCCGCTATGCATTATGGCAACGCTGGCGTGAGTTTCGTCAAGCCTGGTGGAGTCGCCAGAATATCTGGGGAGCTTGGCGCACACTTATTGATGCTTACAAACAGCGTTATACCATTCGTAAAGAGTATTACGCATCTGTACAGAAGTTAAGAGGCCTATATAAAGAAAAGCGGGTTGCCTGGCAGCATTACCAAAAAATTAAGCAACAAATGCAGTAA
- a CDS encoding adenylate/guanylate cyclase domain-containing protein codes for MWQAKLRLISGLTLFTFVLTHLLNHAAGIISFQTQNQWQQWLLGPWQADIGKTLLLSAFIIHALNAVYSIYQHNSLKLAKWQLVQLITGLTIPFLLIEHIAGTFAAEELLSVNHEYMSVLAIFWHFDTTKAVTQVITLLIVWTHGCLGIHYWLRVYAGYRKYQASLLGIAVLIPTLALAGFVAAGQQLLRDFSEDILLMHLAEANITTDTTTTISSWVSQGRWLLAILIISPFILRWLKRWVQQQATATITLASGQQIPLNREITLLDNLRQYNINHAAVCGGRARCTTCRVRVLEGIDYIPPPSPLEQQALTKIKAPRDVRLACQSRPKGAITIQPLLAPKASPEESLKPGGLEGQEQEVAIVFLDLRESTRLAEQRLPYDVLFILNQFFSEMTEALSQTQGHYAQFAGDGLMALYGIHGGDPQRACRQALKGAKTMLEKLEQLNRRVASELDKPLQVGIGLHFGRAIVGSMGPPTAEMVSAIGDDVNVAARLEGLSKQYQAPVIVSAALAHQAGIKPPAASLHQASLKGRQDPVPCYALSKTDL; via the coding sequence ATGTGGCAAGCCAAACTACGTTTAATTTCTGGCCTTACTTTATTCACCTTTGTGTTAACCCACTTACTTAATCATGCTGCTGGTATCATTAGTTTCCAAACTCAAAACCAGTGGCAACAGTGGTTACTTGGTCCATGGCAAGCAGATATTGGCAAAACTCTTTTACTGTCTGCTTTCATCATTCATGCTCTCAACGCGGTTTACAGCATTTACCAGCACAACAGCTTGAAGCTTGCCAAGTGGCAACTGGTACAACTGATCACTGGGTTAACCATACCATTTCTACTGATCGAGCATATCGCCGGTACATTTGCTGCTGAAGAATTACTAAGTGTTAATCATGAATATATGTCAGTACTGGCCATCTTCTGGCATTTCGATACAACCAAAGCGGTAACACAAGTTATCACGCTCTTAATCGTATGGACGCACGGTTGTTTAGGTATCCACTACTGGTTAAGGGTGTATGCTGGTTACCGAAAATACCAGGCTTCATTACTCGGTATTGCAGTGCTAATTCCTACCCTAGCGTTAGCCGGGTTTGTTGCAGCCGGTCAGCAACTACTCAGAGACTTTTCAGAAGATATACTACTGATGCATCTTGCTGAAGCTAATATTACGACTGACACTACAACGACGATTAGCAGCTGGGTATCTCAAGGCCGATGGTTACTCGCTATTCTTATTATTTCACCTTTTATTTTACGGTGGCTGAAGCGCTGGGTTCAACAGCAAGCCACCGCTACCATCACCTTGGCGAGTGGTCAGCAAATACCACTAAATCGTGAGATTACCCTGTTAGACAACCTACGCCAGTACAACATTAACCATGCAGCAGTTTGTGGTGGTCGAGCTCGCTGTACCACCTGTCGTGTTCGGGTACTGGAAGGTATTGACTATATACCGCCCCCCTCACCACTTGAGCAACAAGCATTAACTAAAATTAAGGCTCCTCGGGATGTTCGCTTAGCCTGCCAAAGCCGCCCCAAAGGCGCTATCACCATTCAACCCTTATTAGCCCCCAAAGCCTCTCCTGAGGAAAGCTTGAAGCCAGGTGGTTTGGAAGGTCAAGAGCAGGAAGTGGCAATTGTATTTTTAGACTTGCGTGAATCCACCCGCTTGGCAGAGCAACGCTTGCCCTATGACGTACTGTTTATTCTCAACCAGTTTTTTTCAGAAATGACCGAAGCCCTCTCTCAGACCCAGGGCCATTATGCTCAATTTGCGGGTGATGGGTTGATGGCACTGTATGGTATTCACGGTGGTGACCCTCAGCGAGCATGCCGACAAGCATTAAAAGGTGCAAAAACCATGTTAGAAAAGCTTGAACAGCTTAATCGACGAGTCGCGTCTGAACTGGATAAACCACTTCAGGTGGGTATTGGCTTGCACTTTGGCCGGGCCATCGTTGGCAGTATGGGTCCACCCACTGCCGAAATGGTGAGCGCAATTGGTGATGATGTGAACGTCGCCGCTCGTCTGGAAGGCTTATCTAAACAATACCAGGCACCTGTTATTGTATCAGCGGCGCTTGCTCACCAGGCAGGTATTAAGCCACCTGCAGCGTCCTTACACCAAGCCAGCTTAAAAGGGCGACAAGACCCAGTCCCATGCTACGCGCTCAGCAAAACAGACCTGTAA